One genomic segment of Equus przewalskii isolate Varuska chromosome 13, EquPr2, whole genome shotgun sequence includes these proteins:
- the KCNMB1 gene encoding calcium-activated potassium channel subunit beta-1, with translation MGKKLVMAQKRGETRALCLGVAMVVCAVITYYILGTTVLPLYQKSVWTQESTCYLIETNIRDQEELEGKKVPQYPCLWVNVSAVGRWAVLYHTEDTRDQNQQCSYIPGSLDNYQTARADVEKVRAKFHEHRVFYCFSTTRENESSVLYRRLYGPQTLLFSLFWPTFLLTGGLLVIAMVKVNQSLSILAAQK, from the exons ATGGGGAAGAAGCTGGTGATGGCCCAGAAGCGGGGAGAGACTCGAGCCCTCTGCCTGGGGGTGGCCATGGTGGTGTGTGCCGTCATCACCTACTACATCCTGGGCACCACCGTGCTGCCCCTCTACCAGAAAAG TGTGTGGACCCAGGAATCCACGTGCTACCTGATTGAGACCAACATCAGGGaccaggaggagctggagggaaAGAAGGTGCCCCAGTACCCATGCCTGTGGGTCAATGTGTCAGCCGTGGGCCGGTGGGCTGTGCTGTACCACACAGAGGACACTCGGGACCAGAACCAGCAG TGCTCCTACATCCCAGGCAGCTTGGACAACTACCAGACGGCCCGGGCCGACGTGGAGAAGGTCAGAGCCAAGTTCCACGAGCACCGGGTTTTCTACTGCTTCTCGACAACTCGGGAGAACGAGAGCAGCGTCCTGTACCGGCGCCTCTACGGGCCACAgaccctcctcttctccctcttctggCCGACGTTCCTGTTGACAGGGGGCCTCCTCGTCATCGCCATGGTGAAGGTCAACCAGTCTCTCTCCATCCTGGCAGCGCAGAAGTAG